tcctgctgtTGTATAATTGGAGTGGTCTTTCTCACTCTGATTCTGGTTTCTGTGGAACTACTCTTTCgatcctctctcgctctctgtgGTTGggaattctttttcttcttcttctttgaacGCGCCTGCGTGGAACTGGAGCTATCTCTTGGACCGACTGTAGTTTTTACTGCTACCATCCGTTCGTTGTGACTTGTTGTGGTGGTTGTTTGTCGTTGTCAATGAAAGGGGGGATCTCTTCGTCTGGTGAGAGTTCCGCGTTTGTCGGTCGAGTTGCATGTTAGATCGGttctcttttttcctgtttctgtTGTTGTTTGAGGAATGGAGAAGTCCAATGTGGTATGCGACCATTGTAACGAGGAAGGCGCGGTGCTTTTCTGCCGGGCGGACTGCGCGAGGCTGTGCTTGGTCTGCGACCGCCATGTCCACACAGCGAACCCACTCTCCAGGAAGCACTCGCGCTCCCACCTCTGCGACAACTGCAGCTCGCAGGCGGCGTCAGTGCGGTGCGTTACGGAGAGCTTGGTGCTCTGTCGAGACTGCGACTGGGACGCCCACGGGAGCTGTGCGGCCTCCGTTGATCATGTCCGGCAGGCAATTGAAGGCTTCTCGGATTGCCCTTTGGCTCGGGATCTCGGTCTGATCTGGGGATTCGATCTCTCGGACAAGTTGGCCTTCCTGCTCTTGGAAGACTCGGGAAATGGCAGCGAAGATTTGGATTGGTTCCGCTCAGATGTGATCAACAACGACAATGCCCTCGATTTTCTTAGCCTTCATGATGTGACCGTCCCCTCTTCTGAATTCTGCTCTCCTTCGAAGGTAGTGGGAGTCGTTCGGTTCATTAGTCACtgatttatatttgaaatgaaTATTGATGGGGCAATTCTGAGTTAACACTGGCTTGCTTTGCGTGTCAGAAAACTCATACTTGCACTGACGGGTTTGTCTTCTTTTCTGTAAATCTAGGTTCAGAATCCAAACTGCGGGAAACGAAAACAAGTAATCTTTAACCAACTTGTCGAATTGCTCAAGAGAGAAATCATGGAGAAGAATTTTGAACATGCTGGGGATATGAGTCCTGCAACCCCTAGCCAGAGCAACCTGACAGGATCTATCCAAGTTCCGGATTCTTGCAATACTCAAATGTCAGAGCAAATGGTTGATGCAGACCAGCAGCCACCTTATACGGCGAGAATGATGTTCCCTCAAGAAGGTGGAAATTGTCCACTTGACATTTTTTGGGATGTTGGTGCTTCAGATCAATATAATCAGGTTTCTTTCTTCCCTCATGTGGTTGATTTTTCATGAAGTAGTTCTTTGTCGTGAAATGACTTGAGCCTTCTTCCCCCCATTTGTGACGTCACGTGGTGTGAGGAGCATATCTCATGGTCTTTGCGTGCGTGTCAAGTGATTTTCTGTATCATTCGCGGGAAAAGCCTTACAAGGCGGAGGGGAGACAGAAGTATCGCTTTATTCTAACTCCGCAGTTATTAAACTGCAAACTGATGTCAGAAATAAGGTTGTTTTACTTGGAGCTGTCACTCAAAACGAACTAGGATTCtgtttttcttccatctctACATGCTATACTGCGGTCGTGACTAGGTCATGTTGTCTTTTCAGCTTTTTTTCCTCCTCAGTTGGAAGCCATCGCCTCTAAGAGCAAACTCGATGGTGTCTTTGAGAAGATCGTGTGATTCTTTGGACGTTGATAATTCATGATGGTTATGCCCCACTTTATGTTATTTGGTCCTTTATGactaaaagaaatattaaaatgaaacatttctttcttgttgcGTTTTCTTTTGCTTGACTACAACACATTCATGGCCATAATCTATGTTATGGCATCTCTAGATTTATTAATGGATTGGTGGGTGGTGCAAAGGCTTGTAGTTGTTTTCCAATGTGGTTTTTTGCCCCAACAGAGCTGCCCGTTAACTAATTCATTTATTTCCTcttcataatttatttttttgagttgGTCTCTTATATCTTTGCAGGTTCAGATTTGGGATTTCCATATCAGAGAATGCACGGATAATGGAGGATGTACAACAGAAATTGGATCTGGTGCGTCTAATAGGAATTCTAAGGTCAAGAGCTTTAATGAACTGACAAGAGGAACATCCTTGGCTACAGGAAATATTTTAGAGGACATGTTTGACTTTAATTGCCATTCAGCAGGCAATTGCTTTTCTTGCTCAGATATTCAACAGATATCCTCACAAAATGTATGTTTCTGTTTCCATGTTGATTAACATTCTTGTCGTTATAAATGTTGTCTGGcatccttttttacttttagctAGCATTTGGAATGAAGTACCAACATTACAAAATTGGTTTAGCTCATTACCTTTATGATAGCAACACAGTGCATTTAGAACTGATATCAAAAGTTAAATAATGAACTGCtactttttgttattgttttagtCTTCCCTTTTGGTTTTTGGCTATACAGAGAAATCAGTTTCTGGAATTCTGGGGCTAGGGTGTATATGTCTAGAAGAAAACACTACTTAAGGACGTTAGGATTTGGGGCACACTGCGACTAATATGTACAGTATGGTGATGGTTGTCTTCAGGCTTGGATTCTTTCCAGAAGATGCCCTCTTACTGGGATTGTAGGCCACCTTTGTGCTTGTCTTAGACAGGATCTTGAGATCAGGAAAATCTCTCAAAAACAGAGGACAGaatttatttgattattttccaaaagatgaatcactttTGGATCGTACAACAGAGGCTACATTAATTTATTCTGTTGATGTCTCCTTCTTACTTTGGTATTTTCAGGGAAGCAAAATCTGTGTAGTTCATGCATCTCAAGAAGCTATTATTGCTGGCATGGAGAATCAAATATAGAGACCTTAGAATAAATTCATCTGGGATTTCCATTTCGTTTGTATTTGTTCAATGTTTATGTATGATAATGTTGATCCTTGTTTGACCTGCTAATGCTATATCTTAATTATACCCATTTCTGCTTGTAATTCTGTCAAAGTCAAACTGACTGAACTCAACGGTTTTATAATTAGAAATGTGTTTCTGTTTTAAATTTGTCATACGTCTTTCTTAAAGGATTTCTATTTAGAAGCTCAAAATTTGTGAATACATATCTAgcggaagaaaagagaaacaggCCCTCTTGAATGGTCCTTGATTAGTTGTTCAGATGCTAGTCCACTGAAAAGAGACAATAAGCACAGCAATATTGTCTCTTGATCCCATCTGAACCCTGCAAATTTGATCTTGGTGAAAAGCTCAAAGCAGTAAACTTTTGTCTATGCACTTGGCAAATTGCTAGAGCAAATGGACTGGGAAGGgggcaaaagggaaaaaaagggagATATAGCTGTGCAACTTGTCATCTATTTACTCTATATACTTGGGTAATGATAAACTAAAATTTACCTGCCTAATGTGTTGAGCTCATGTgcttattttttggatttgtaATAGGGCCCAACTATGAATGATTATCGACCTGGTTGGTATAGCTGTTCGGATCAGCATTGTACTTGAGATGTTTGTACTCTCATTTCCATGATTATACTAGGATCACAAAGGATTGGTACCAAGTTAGATATTTATTACTGGGGAAagtgaagaaatggaaaaactCCATAGCTAGATTGGATGTCTCCATGCAATGTCCTTGGAGTTTTTCAttagatatttccaaaatcaatatCTTGGTCTATTGTTCTCGTTTAGGAACATTGTTCTGGTTTTGCGGGAGATTAGCTGATGTTTGGTGGTAGCTGGTCAGATCATTGTGGAGAGAGTAACAATACTTAATATAATTATTGACATCTTGACGTTTTAGAAATACCAAAACTGAACTTCGCTGAAAATGTTGTCCTGTGGCATGTCTGATGACTAATTTCATGCATGGTTCACAACAGGCTGACTTTGGTGCAAAATGGCTGCCTACGTCGGGCAGCAGACAAAGCCACTTGCAGTCGGAGGTCAGCATGTTACTCCCAGTAGGGTCTTCTGAAGGCAACTTTTCACAGCCAACTCTGCATAGTAAAGACATCAAAGAGAGGTGCATGCCTGAGCTTTCTATCCTAAGTGGAGGCGATCTGTTAAAAACGTCTAAAGTTGACACTGAGCTCTTGGCCCAGAACAGAGGCAACGCCATGCAGCGTTataaggagaagaagaaaacaagaaggcatgcttctctctctctctgacacacacacacacaccgaGGACCACATGTATCACTTTGGTAGGCTTGTTAATTTACTGACGATGATGCAGCAACTACGAAACCTATGGTCCTGGTTGTCTTTTAGTTTGACAATATACAATCTCAGTTGATCTGATCTGCACCTCAAATATGCTTGTCATCTGACTTTGTTAGGATTGTGGTACACAGGTATGACAAACACATCCGATATGAATCTCGAAAGGCAAGGGCAGATACACGTAAACGTGTAAGAGGACGTTTTGTGAAGGCAAATGAAGGTATGAATGTCCTGTTACCCAGTGAAACCAGTTGAGGAGCTCAAATTTGGTGCCTTCAAGAAGCCTTACATATTCCTTCAGACTTTTCTGTGGTTACTCGCATCTGCTGAGATCAGAGATCAGAAAACTCCCTTCCTTTCCGCCTCAGGCTTGGTTGACGTCGAACTTGGTCTGACTGGGATGAAGATGCACTTTGGAGGAATTTCTTCCATATTTTTTCGAAACGTTCTGGTCTGTTTATTAAAGGcccaagaaaataatgaataATTCTTATATGATGTAGCCTTCTGGCATTATGGTATTAATTAAAAGCTTGACATGCTTGGCTCCTGCCAAAACAGACTTGAGTTAATTAGGTTGGAGGTATTCCTGATATACATATAACTTAAAGAAGGAGACTGTCTTCTACCAAGAACAGGTCCAAAGAAATGGTTTCTTTGTGTATCACCGATTCACCATATTGGTGCACTTCGGGAGGATCCCAACAATTGATAAACGATGCGAAACATGGCGGCAAGTGCTGATGATGCCGAAACACAAACGAATCAAGAGATACACAGTTGAGGAGTTAATCTAAACTCTAAAATCAGAGTCCAATACTTGAGGTATCTCTTGCTGTAAACTGGTAAGTGCATACCCGACCCCAGGTTACTTATCGTcagagagaagaaggaaaatatattatattacataATGTGTGCTTGCCTTATTATAAGAAGAAATTTGATATATTACTTCTACTTGTTTAGCTTTAAGGCACCATATCCATTGcaaaaggaagagtattctcattCAGATAATGAAGATTTCTTAAGCACATACTCATGGTGCGGACCTCCTTGGTTTTGAAATAGGGATCATATTATCCATCCGTTTCGTCAGGATCTAGATCAGAGAGATACAGTTGCACCAACATTTCATGTTGCTGATACTCAGCAAGTAATTGGATCACTTGTACAGGAGAAGATATGGGACAAGAGACAAACAACtgcaaaaaatccaaaaatagaagatagaaTTTATTCAACAAAGTTATCCTGCTCAGATGATCACTCTGATGTGGCTGAAGCACTTATCTTCATTACATTTGGTCATATTAAAAATCTATATGGTTTCTGACATCATCCCAAAATAAAAGCTATGCCTCAAATATAGTTGATCGACAAAAAGCAGCCTGCAATATGAGATGTAAgagttaagagaaaaaaaaattccggaAAACAGAAACAGAGAGTTAAAACAGATCAAATTAAACTTCTAGGCCAAGTAACTACACCAGAGATCCATGAGGAGCAACTCCTTTTTGTACAGAAACAAAGGCATCTAGAGGGTAAGGTCGATAGAGAGAAAGCTCTTCTCTTGTGTCAAGACAAAGGAATCAAATGGGTAGGGTCACTAGAAAGAATCAACTTAATCAGAGTAAGGGTGGACAGTATGGGATCGGTTGCCAAAATATTCTGCAAGTTGCAAGCTGGGTCTGATATTAACAGTTCAATGGCTTCTCCATGTTAAATGGCATATGGGCCCGGCTCGACCGGACCAAAGTTGTACAAGCTAAGGTCAAAGACTGTTCAATAACGAGCACATTTATTGGGGCCAGAAATGGCCcggccagtggcggagccacgtTGTGGCTACTGCAGGCAACtgtccacaccagcccacaGAATTTGCTTTCCACGGGTCATCCTCCGGACACCATGTTTTACAACTTTTGCCCAGCTTGCATATTTGAGTGGCAACTGACATGAGAATTGCACCATGACAAAGTGCACAACAGCCTGCTTCACGAACTAAATATGTTGGTAGACATTCTATCCAATTACATGTGAAAATTCAGGTCTGCTTTTGCATTTTGTATacctgaattcaaatctaatgcCAAGGCTGGTTAGGCAATATCTGATGCATAATAAATACATCAGATACGGGGCTCAGATTGAATCCATTATAGCAAGAATAAGGCAAATTCCGATACTATAGCCAATTTGTCAGATACAGTATCCAGTACTCATATTTTGTcagttctttctttcctttggaGCGGCAAGCTGGGGTAAGACAGAGCCTACCTGTTAAATGACAGCTTTGTACAATTACAGGAAGTAGAGATTGAGATCTACTCACAAGGTTTACACTTCCACCATTTTTCACCATATGTGGCTGCTAATGAGCCGGTTGATGGACGATGGTCTATCGTGATGTATTTCTTATGAACAAAATATTGCAGAAATCATGCATCTTAtactgtttcatgtatctgcTGTAAAGATCCATGATTCTATCCTAACATTTGGGGCAGATACATGAAGAAACAGTGACACTGTTATTGCTGCCAAATACCCCGTAAAAACCCACAAAGTTCCTGTATTGTATTTTTACACATGCTTAGAGAATTCCGTTGGTTATACCATCTGGACTCGTTTTCTGCAAAACTGGAACCCGACATGGCCGTCCTCTTGCCTCAGCATTTCCTTGAACAGAACATCACCCAGCCTTCAAGAACAACCATTGTCATCACTTAATGAGTACCAATCTTCCATTGATCTTTATACAAAAGTTGCAACATTCAGTTTAACCCACCAGAGGTGGAGCCTTCCATCCCTCCCagacagtggcggagccagagaTATTTGGATGTGGGCACTCGCCATATATTTGAGGGGCATTTCATATGTAAGCATAGGGttaaccaatatgtaaataagggtATTGggttgtgtgggcaattgcccacacatgccccTGTTCCCAGAACTTCGATATTTCTAGCTTAGTTTGCTTCTCTTTCCTGCCACATGCTTTTAATAGGCCTCTGCATTTCTGCAACACACAATTCAGATATATAAACAGGTTGTCGCTGTTTCCTTCAAACATGGTCTTGTTTCTCAGGGACCAGTTTCTCCAAATTGGTTCTCTCATGGCGGCCACCTAAAGTTTGTCAATTCTTGTCTGGAGGCCCAGTCTCCATCCGGATAAAAAATGTATCaatgaataaataaatcaaatcaggtttttatgttcttctttttcctcatttATCTTAGTTGAGTGAGTAGCATGATAATTTCATTCTACCACCTAACTGAGACCTCCACTCATCCATCTATCCCTTCATATATCAGACCTGCTTTGGGTGCTTGGGGAACAACAAGCCACGAAGTTGACactattgaaatttgaaacgaAGTTGACactattgaaatttgaaacgGAGATTAGCCACCTATTTTTTTCTACCTTACactcatttgaaaaaaaaataacggaAATTTGAAGGGAAGATTAGCCACCtatttttttccaccttacactcatttgaaaaaaaataacgcaaaaaatatcatgatctcgatacaaaaatatgaaatgtgTTTAACATGaaatataaagaaacaaaacaaagtcaaagccaaatattttaagaatattATGTCAAAATATTCAAACTACATAGAATATGCTCGTGCTTTTACACATGCCAATTCTCTTTTAGATTAAAGATGACTCCTAAGAAGAATGGTTTCCATGATGTTGGTGCGCAGATCCCAATAATTCGAACGCTGGCGCGCACATGGGTGCCTCGGATTTCAATTCATAGTAATCATTCAGATCTAAATCTTGTCTCGACGAGGAGGAATCGATccataaacaattaaaaacttATTGGTTTCACAAAACACAGGATTTGGCATTGAGACCAGCACCAAATACTAATTCAATCAAACACCAAATACTAATTCAATCATGACTAGGCAAACCCACAAAGAACGAGCCAAGTCTTTGATTGGCCATGATACCGAGGCTCGAAATTCGAACGGTCCTCAGATAGCCAAAAGAATCCGAAACCAACTGGCCTGACTGCTAAATTAAGGCTGCACACAAGtggagttgagctcgagctcttgGCTCAAATTCaagtcgagctccttatagcaaggtAGAGCTTGAGATACAAAATCGAGCTGAACTGTTCCaacatttaacttgtttaaatGTTAGTTGGTTTAACGTTAACTCgtataagcattaactcgtttaattcgTGTAAGCATTAATTCATGTAATTAACTCGTGCAActtatcaaaatttgtttttaccctaaaagttaaaaccgaTAAACCGATTTTGGCAACATTATATAGGTACCGGTTTGCAAGTCAAGTAGAGTATAAACGAATCGAGTTCCTGAatctcgaactcaactcgtttatcgtttcgagtatctttgtaagctcgaattcggctcgtttataaacgaatCGAGCATGAATCAGGTTTTTTCGAGCGCGTTCAAGTCAGGCTTGCTGCTGATGTATATGAAATCCATCGGTTTCTGATCAGAGTTGGGCTCATATGCATTTCTCACATCTGAACCGAACCCACaacaacttttcttcttttaatcaGTATATTTAACACATTGACAAAtattggatcaagtttttttttaattcacagAGCCAAAGAACCAATTGGCTTCCCAGGTTTGTTCTTTTCGAAATGAAGTTATGTAGATTTGTTGAATATATGCTTGAATTTGCTGACCTCTGAGGTAGACGCCATTGACTGCAAGAGAGAAACTTTGTATTGCTTCGGCTTCAAGACGAAGAATAAAATTCTCGTTTACCTCCTTCATTTTAGAAGTCTTCAACCAACTCACTGCCGAGGCAACTGGAGGCAATAGGTTTGCTTTTCAGCAGCCATTTATTACCCCCTTTATTTGATTTCATAAAGCTTTTGTTCTAAACATTGAGAAATCGACAGACAAAATATTTCTCCTACCATTAAA
This window of the Nymphaea colorata isolate Beijing-Zhang1983 chromosome 2, ASM883128v2, whole genome shotgun sequence genome carries:
- the LOC116249338 gene encoding zinc finger protein CONSTANS-LIKE 14-like; translated protein: MEKSNVVCDHCNEEGAVLFCRADCARLCLVCDRHVHTANPLSRKHSRSHLCDNCSSQAASVRCVTESLVLCRDCDWDAHGSCAASVDHVRQAIEGFSDCPLARDLGLIWGFDLSDKLAFLLLEDSGNGSEDLDWFRSDVINNDNALDFLSLHDVTVPSSEFCSPSKVQNPNCGKRKQVIFNQLVELLKREIMEKNFEHAGDMSPATPSQSNLTGSIQVPDSCNTQMSEQMVDADQQPPYTARMMFPQEGGNCPLDIFWDVGASDQYNQVQIWDFHIRECTDNGGCTTEIGSGASNRNSKVKSFNELTRGTSLATGNILEDMFDFNCHSAGNCFSCSDIQQISSQNADFGAKWLPTSGSRQSHLQSEVSMLLPVGSSEGNFSQPTLHSKDIKERCMPELSILSGGDLLKTSKVDTELLAQNRGNAMQRYKEKKKTRRYDKHIRYESRKARADTRKRVRGRFVKANEGMNVLLPSETS